In Rhodobacter sp. 24-YEA-8, the following are encoded in one genomic region:
- the thyA gene encoding thymidylate synthase, which produces MRHPEYQYLDLIERILQSGDERVDRTGVGTRSIFGAMTRFDLSAGLAPILTTKRVYWKTAIKEMLWFLKGGTNIQPLLQENVRIWTDWPLAKYRRETGTEISQEEFERRIIEDDAFAKTWGELGPVYGKQWRKWVGSDGREHDQIATLIHTLRTNPSSRRMLFHAWNVGELEEMALPPCHMVYQYHVTSDGRLNSLCFQRSADLLLGVAFNWVGASALQLMIAQQAGLKPGELVWCAGDVHLYLNHLDQAREQLQREPREMPKLRIIRQVARIEDYRIEDFEVENYAPHAVIKAEVAV; this is translated from the coding sequence GTGCGACACCCGGAATATCAGTATCTCGACCTCATCGAGCGCATTTTGCAAAGTGGCGATGAGAGGGTCGACCGGACGGGTGTCGGCACGCGGTCAATCTTTGGCGCAATGACCCGGTTTGACCTCTCCGCCGGGTTAGCCCCCATCCTGACGACGAAAAGGGTCTATTGGAAAACCGCGATCAAAGAGATGCTCTGGTTCCTGAAAGGCGGCACCAATATTCAGCCGCTCCTGCAGGAAAATGTGCGGATCTGGACCGACTGGCCGCTTGCGAAATACCGCAGGGAAACCGGCACGGAGATCTCTCAGGAGGAATTTGAGCGCCGCATCATCGAGGATGACGCTTTTGCGAAAACCTGGGGCGAGCTTGGCCCGGTTTATGGCAAGCAATGGCGCAAATGGGTCGGCTCGGATGGGCGCGAACATGATCAGATCGCGACGCTGATCCATACGCTGCGGACAAATCCGTCCAGCCGCCGGATGCTGTTCCACGCCTGGAATGTGGGTGAGCTGGAGGAGATGGCCCTTCCGCCCTGCCACATGGTCTATCAATATCACGTCACCAGCGATGGCAGACTGAACAGCCTTTGTTTTCAAAGATCTGCCGATCTTCTGCTGGGGGTTGCCTTCAATTGGGTCGGGGCTTCTGCCCTGCAACTGATGATCGCACAACAGGCGGGGCTGAAACCCGGCGAGCTGGTCTGGTGCGCGGGCGATGTTCATTTGTATCTCAACCACCTGGACCAGGCCCGGGAACAGCTGCAAAGAGAGCCCCGCGAGATGCCGAAGCTGCGGATCATTCGCCAAGTTGCGCGCATTGAAGACTATCGGATCGAGGATTTCGAGGTCGAAAACTATGCGCCTCATGCGGTTATCAAAGCCGAAGTTGCGGTCTGA
- a CDS encoding dihydrofolate reductase — protein sequence MLSLIVARSKEGAIGRDGDIPWHAPEDLAFFKRETLGGAVIMGRRTWESLPFKPLKNRDNIVVSSTMETDFAVPSLEDALARAVALGHRRIYAIGGASIYAAALPLADRLLITEVDLSVPDADTFFPRFAPEDWRLAGSQDLRREAPSCRLDEYLRRQR from the coding sequence ATGCTGAGCCTTATCGTTGCCCGCTCGAAGGAAGGTGCCATCGGCCGCGACGGTGATATTCCCTGGCACGCGCCCGAAGATCTCGCTTTTTTCAAGCGCGAAACCCTTGGGGGGGCGGTGATCATGGGGCGGCGCACCTGGGAAAGCCTTCCCTTCAAGCCTTTGAAAAATCGTGACAACATTGTCGTCTCTTCGACAATGGAAACAGATTTCGCTGTGCCGTCGCTGGAAGACGCCCTCGCCCGCGCTGTGGCACTCGGCCATCGCCGGATCTATGCGATTGGCGGCGCCAGCATCTATGCGGCGGCGCTGCCGCTGGCCGACCGGCTGCTGATCACCGAGGTTGATCTCTCGGTCCCCGATGCCGATACGTTCTTCCCACGCTTCGCCCCGGAGGACTGGCGGCTGGCGGGCTCGCAGGATCTGCGCCGCGAGGCACCGTCATGCCGGCTGGATGAATATCTGCGGCGCCAGCGCTGA
- a CDS encoding arsenate reductase family protein, translated as MILYGIPTCDTCKKAIRTLEAAGRDVTFRDIRKDPLSEAEIQEIVTEFGERAINKQSTSYRAFSDFLKASEPEAQIAAQPTVMKRPLIRDGVSWTIGWDEAIESRLTAG; from the coding sequence ATGATCCTTTACGGCATCCCGACCTGTGACACCTGCAAAAAGGCGATCCGCACGCTGGAAGCCGCCGGGCGTGACGTCACGTTCCGCGATATCCGCAAGGATCCGCTCTCGGAGGCCGAAATTCAGGAGATCGTCACCGAATTCGGCGAGCGCGCGATCAACAAACAATCGACCAGCTACCGCGCCTTTTCCGATTTCCTGAAAGCATCGGAACCGGAGGCGCAGATCGCCGCACAGCCCACCGTGATGAAGCGTCCGCTGATCCGCGACGGGGTGAGCTGGACCATCGGCTGGGACGAGGCCATCGAGAGCCGTCTGACCGCAGGTTGA
- a CDS encoding VOC family protein, translating to MTIRYLHTMVRVLDLEKSMAFYRLLGLEETRRTDNEGGRFTLVFLAPPGQPECPVELTFNWDGDDGLPSDSRHFGHLAYEVDDIYATCAHLEANGVVINRPPRDGRMAFVRSPDNVSIELLQKGGALPPAEPWSSKQNIGHW from the coding sequence ATGACGATCCGCTATCTTCACACCATGGTCCGGGTGCTGGACCTTGAGAAATCCATGGCATTCTACCGGCTTCTCGGGCTGGAAGAGACCCGCCGCACCGACAATGAGGGTGGCCGCTTCACGCTGGTCTTTCTCGCGCCGCCCGGCCAGCCGGAATGCCCGGTCGAGCTGACCTTCAACTGGGATGGCGATGACGGGCTGCCCTCGGACAGCCGTCATTTCGGGCATCTCGCCTATGAGGTCGACGACATTTACGCCACCTGCGCGCATCTCGAAGCCAATGGCGTTGTGATCAACCGCCCCCCGCGCGACGGTCGCATGGCCTTTGTGCGCAGCCCCGACAATGTCTCGATCGAGCTGTTGCAAAAGGGCGGCGCGCTGCCGCCGGCAGAGCCCTGGAGCTCGAAGCAGAATATCGGTCACTGGTAA
- a CDS encoding response regulator encodes MAGQVTSGEDLSRAVAQDLPYLRRYARALTGNQASGDAYAIAAIEAVLADPSPVLRAVSVKVGLFACFHEVWQKADSPVTAAEDRLAVAAQQHMARLTPNSREALLLQTIEGFSPAEVAAILGVDTASATALVERAFAEMASSILGKVMVIEDEAIIAMDITAIVEAMGHAVTGVARTRGEAVALAAQKVPDLILADIQLADNSSGIDAVNDILADLGSIPVIFITAFPERLLTGERPEPTFLINKPYTEEQVRSAVSQAMFFSSTETLNS; translated from the coding sequence ATGGCCGGCCAGGTGACGTCTGGCGAAGATCTTTCCCGCGCAGTTGCGCAGGATTTGCCCTATCTGCGGCGCTATGCGCGCGCATTGACCGGCAACCAGGCCAGCGGCGATGCCTATGCCATTGCCGCAATCGAGGCGGTTCTGGCGGATCCGTCCCCGGTGCTGAGGGCGGTTTCGGTGAAGGTCGGGCTTTTCGCCTGCTTTCATGAGGTCTGGCAAAAAGCCGATTCTCCGGTAACTGCCGCAGAAGATCGTCTGGCGGTTGCGGCGCAGCAGCATATGGCGCGGCTGACCCCGAATTCGCGCGAGGCGCTGTTGCTGCAGACCATCGAGGGCTTCAGTCCGGCCGAGGTTGCGGCGATCCTTGGCGTTGACACCGCCAGCGCCACAGCGCTGGTTGAGCGCGCCTTTGCCGAAATGGCCAGTTCGATCCTCGGTAAGGTCATGGTGATCGAGGATGAGGCGATCATCGCGATGGATATCACCGCCATCGTCGAGGCGATGGGACATGCGGTAACCGGCGTTGCGAGGACCCGCGGCGAGGCGGTGGCGCTTGCCGCCCAAAAGGTGCCGGATCTGATCCTTGCCGATATTCAGCTCGCGGATAATTCCTCGGGCATTGATGCGGTCAATGATATCCTGGCCGATCTCGGATCGATCCCGGTGATCTTCATCACTGCCTTCCCCGAACGCCTGCTGACGGGCGAGCGGCCGGAGCCGACCTTCCTGATCAACAAACCCTATACCGAGGAGCAGGTGCGCTCGGCGGTGAGCCAGGCGATGTTCTTTTCTTCGACCGAGACCCTGAACAGCTGA
- a CDS encoding dimethylarginine dimethylaminohydrolase family protein, which yields MPRSYSFSHAISRKPAQSIIRGLRAVDTGNPDLALMEAHHTAYIAALRSTGAEVTVLDALDAYPDSVFVEDTALCLPEGAVIMRPGAPSRLGEAAEMEPHLRALYSEIRRIEGEDSFIEGGDILMGETEILVGRSARTNEAGIAELARLVADWGQVVREVHTPPGVLHFKTDCSLMDAETVLATDRLAASGCFTGYKVIAVAEGEEASANAIRFNGIVLFPAGFPKTRDRLVAAGYEVVEIGNSECQKIDGGMSCLSLRFTPR from the coding sequence ATGCCGCGCTCCTATTCTTTCAGCCACGCAATCAGCCGAAAACCGGCGCAGTCGATCATCCGGGGGCTGCGCGCCGTGGATACCGGCAACCCGGACCTTGCCCTGATGGAAGCGCATCACACCGCCTATATCGCAGCTTTACGCTCCACCGGGGCCGAGGTGACGGTGCTGGACGCGCTCGACGCCTATCCGGACAGCGTTTTTGTCGAAGACACCGCACTCTGCCTGCCTGAAGGGGCAGTGATCATGCGGCCCGGCGCGCCCTCGCGCCTCGGCGAAGCGGCCGAGATGGAGCCGCATCTGCGCGCACTTTACAGCGAGATCCGCCGCATCGAGGGCGAAGACAGCTTCATCGAGGGCGGCGACATCCTGATGGGCGAGACCGAGATCCTTGTCGGCCGCTCGGCGCGGACCAATGAAGCCGGGATCGCGGAGCTTGCGCGTCTGGTCGCCGATTGGGGCCAGGTGGTGCGCGAGGTCCATACCCCCCCGGGCGTGCTGCATTTCAAGACCGACTGCTCGCTGATGGATGCGGAAACCGTGCTCGCGACTGATCGGCTGGCGGCGTCGGGCTGTTTCACCGGCTATAAGGTGATCGCGGTTGCCGAAGGGGAAGAGGCCTCGGCCAATGCGATCCGCTTCAACGGGATCGTGCTCTTCCCCGCCGGCTTCCCGAAGACCCGCGACCGGCTGGTGGCGGCGGGCTACGAGGTGGTCGAGATCGGCAATTCGGAATGCCAGAAAATCGATGGCGGCATGTCCTGCCTGTCGTTGCGCTTCACGCCGCGCTGA
- a CDS encoding NepR family anti-sigma factor — protein sequence MLPGKPAVATDRSAIRTQIDENLRRVYDEVLTEAVPDRFLQLLAQLNSGPPANTDTDK from the coding sequence ATGCTACCAGGCAAACCCGCAGTCGCGACAGATCGCTCAGCGATCCGCACTCAGATCGATGAAAATCTGAGGCGGGTCTATGATGAGGTCCTGACTGAAGCAGTGCCTGACCGCTTTCTGCAGCTGCTCGCCCAGCTGAATTCTGGCCCGCCTGCCAATACCGATACCGATAAATGA
- a CDS encoding phage holin family protein translates to MSGAPEDEEATPGGLILQIAGAAMRLLRGEIAMRKAEAREIALIVIRALVVILIGFALVLLGLVQLAAAGHALLVMAGLAPVWASLVLGLGLCLIAAGLIWWQLRRISHASYFARREIFARGGALRRGTAEEPAAGERVASERVSGERGAREREPNGGGTQDG, encoded by the coding sequence TTGAGTGGCGCTCCGGAAGATGAAGAGGCGACGCCTGGTGGTCTGATCCTGCAGATCGCCGGTGCCGCGATGCGGCTTTTGCGCGGCGAGATCGCGATGCGCAAGGCCGAGGCGCGCGAGATCGCGCTGATCGTGATCCGGGCACTGGTGGTTATTCTGATCGGGTTTGCGCTGGTTTTGCTGGGGCTTGTTCAGCTGGCAGCGGCGGGTCATGCGCTTCTCGTTATGGCAGGGCTGGCACCGGTCTGGGCCTCGCTGGTGCTGGGGCTCGGGTTGTGCCTCATCGCCGCCGGTCTGATCTGGTGGCAATTGCGCCGCATCAGCCATGCCTCCTATTTCGCGCGTCGTGAAATCTTCGCGCGAGGCGGAGCACTTCGGCGTGGCACGGCGGAGGAACCGGCAGCCGGCGAACGGGTTGCCAGTGAGCGGGTTTCCGGTGAGCGGGGGGCACGTGAACGGGAACCCAATGGTGGAGGAACGCAAGATGGATGA
- a CDS encoding cold-shock protein — MPTGTVKWFNATKGYGFIAPDDGGKDVFVHISAVERAGLKGLNDNQKIGYELQTGRDGKSSASELKLL; from the coding sequence ATGCCGACTGGCACCGTAAAATGGTTTAACGCAACGAAGGGCTACGGATTCATCGCGCCCGATGATGGCGGCAAAGATGTGTTCGTGCATATTTCGGCGGTTGAACGCGCCGGTCTCAAGGGTCTGAACGACAATCAGAAGATCGGCTACGAGCTCCAAACCGGACGTGACGGCAAGTCCTCGGCCAGCGAACTGAAACTGCTCTGA
- the thrS gene encoding threonine--tRNA ligase, with protein MAQISLTFPDGNVRTYEAGVTPAEVAASIAPSLAKAAISAQVDGKHWDLAWPIEADAALSINTMKDEAPALELIRHDLAHIMARAVQELWPDVKVTIGPVRDQGWFYDFDRAEPFTPEDLGAIEARMKQIINAREPVKTELWERERARKYYEERGEPFKVELLDRIPGDEDIRMYWHGDWQDLCRGPHLQHTGQVPADAFKLTHVAGAYWLGDASRPMLQRIYGVAFRNRDDLKAHMTMLEEAAKRDHRKLGREMDLFHLQEEAPGMVFWHPNGWQIWRGLEDFMRGRLRAAGYQEIRTPQVVDRVLWEKSGHWEAYRENMFIVEVDEEGAKEKRINALKPMNCPCHVQIYNQGLKSYRDLPLRLAEFGSCHRYESSGSMHGLMRVRGFTQDDAHIFCTEDQIESECGAFIKLLSTVYRDLGFEKFDIKLSTRPEVRIGTDAQWDKVEGALQSAIENLGLPYEINPGDGAFYGPKLDFKLTDAIGREWQCGTFQVDPNLPERLDAEYVGEDGAKHRPYMLHRAILGSFERFIGILIENYAGKLPFWLAPRQVVVASIVSDADPYVNEVVAALRKAGVRAEADTRNEKINYKVREHSVGKVPVILAVGMKEVEERSVSLRRLGENRTENMGFESALTMLAFDALPPPLN; from the coding sequence ATGGCCCAGATTTCCCTTACTTTTCCCGATGGCAATGTCCGGACCTATGAGGCCGGTGTGACGCCTGCCGAGGTTGCGGCCTCGATTGCGCCCTCGCTCGCGAAAGCAGCGATCTCGGCACAGGTCGACGGCAAGCACTGGGATCTGGCCTGGCCGATAGAGGCGGATGCCGCCCTTTCGATCAATACGATGAAGGATGAGGCCCCGGCGCTTGAGCTGATCCGCCATGACCTCGCCCATATCATGGCGCGTGCCGTGCAGGAGCTCTGGCCGGATGTGAAAGTCACCATCGGCCCGGTCCGCGATCAGGGCTGGTTCTATGATTTCGACCGGGCAGAACCCTTCACGCCGGAAGACCTTGGCGCCATCGAGGCGCGGATGAAGCAGATCATCAATGCCCGGGAGCCGGTGAAAACCGAGCTCTGGGAGCGCGAGCGTGCCCGTAAATATTATGAAGAGCGCGGCGAGCCTTTCAAGGTGGAGCTTCTCGACCGGATCCCCGGCGATGAAGACATCCGCATGTACTGGCATGGCGACTGGCAGGATCTCTGCCGGGGCCCGCATCTGCAACATACCGGCCAGGTGCCGGCGGATGCGTTCAAGCTGACCCATGTGGCCGGCGCCTATTGGCTGGGGGACGCGTCCCGGCCGATGCTGCAGCGCATTTACGGTGTGGCCTTCCGCAACCGCGACGACCTCAAGGCGCATATGACCATGCTGGAAGAGGCCGCGAAACGCGACCACCGCAAGCTTGGCCGCGAAATGGATCTGTTCCATCTGCAGGAAGAAGCGCCGGGCATGGTGTTCTGGCACCCCAATGGCTGGCAGATCTGGCGCGGGCTGGAAGATTTCATGCGCGGCCGGCTCCGCGCCGCGGGCTATCAGGAGATCCGCACGCCCCAGGTCGTCGACCGGGTGCTGTGGGAGAAATCCGGCCATTGGGAAGCTTACCGCGAGAATATGTTCATCGTGGAGGTCGACGAAGAGGGCGCGAAGGAAAAGCGCATCAACGCGCTGAAGCCGATGAACTGCCCCTGCCACGTCCAGATCTACAATCAGGGTCTGAAATCTTACCGCGACCTGCCTTTGCGTCTGGCCGAATTCGGATCGTGCCACCGCTACGAATCCTCGGGCTCAATGCATGGGCTGATGCGGGTGCGTGGCTTTACGCAGGATGACGCGCATATCTTCTGCACCGAAGATCAGATTGAATCGGAATGCGGCGCTTTCATCAAACTGCTGTCTACCGTCTATCGCGACCTGGGCTTTGAAAAATTCGACATCAAACTCTCGACCCGCCCCGAGGTCCGTATCGGCACCGATGCGCAATGGGACAAGGTCGAGGGCGCGCTGCAATCCGCGATTGAGAATCTCGGTCTGCCCTATGAGATCAACCCCGGCGATGGCGCTTTCTATGGGCCAAAGCTTGATTTCAAACTGACCGATGCGATTGGCCGTGAATGGCAATGCGGCACGTTCCAGGTCGACCCGAACCTGCCCGAGCGGCTGGATGCGGAATATGTCGGCGAGGATGGTGCTAAACACCGCCCCTATATGTTGCACCGTGCGATCCTCGGCTCGTTCGAGCGCTTTATCGGCATTCTGATCGAGAACTATGCGGGCAAACTGCCGTTCTGGCTGGCGCCTCGCCAGGTGGTTGTGGCCTCGATCGTCTCGGATGCCGACCCTTACGTGAACGAAGTTGTCGCAGCGCTGCGCAAGGCCGGAGTGCGGGCCGAGGCGGATACCCGCAACGAGAAGATCAACTATAAGGTGCGCGAGCATTCCGTCGGCAAAGTGCCGGTGATTCTGGCCGTCGGTATGAAAGAGGTCGAGGAGCGCAGTGTCTCGCTGCGCCGCCTGGGCGAAAACCGTACCGAAAACATGGGATTCGAATCCGCTCTTACCATGCTGGCCTTTGACGCGCTGCCGCCGCCATTGAACTGA
- a CDS encoding sensor histidine kinase: MKLFAAREITSGLALRLAAMVMLALLPLGLLALAQTYMTMRQTDETRLAASVGRTLQEALHEIRLIRASQVTAQLLASSLRNHPADCASRIAAYATSDGRISRAGVVSADGRMVCSSDGSTRDFSQTERFAEILASDQPRIFHDPQWSDPGQSDISLTWPLGDVSEQPEGFVLLWLPESALIDLPDDLVSLPGGTIPRTSDRPLALIAANGAGEVIYASTGIANAGLYLPGQASLKSLIPQKAHSFFDHPEGWETLMYSWVPVNRDLFLLGAWPLPVEENFLNRHVLPYLFPALMWLTGVGVTILGVERLVTRHVRHLSRAMRDFTSGNRLSTQDVTLARPPAEIASLAEEYRSLTATILRDEAELENLVRQKDELLREVHHRTGNSLQLIASFLRMHRREAEDETMRLVLDDLHNRVMSLSSVHLGLYRMAGGTGVTVDLLMAEVITKVDLIHGRAGMKGAVQADLMPLLLQAQQAVPLALLLAEILSCFPPSEAGNQPVRIRLSHGRADDPPGPASADVARPDTKVVSGAGTEIARLEVSGAISARGRLTGEHAGAPSVIGARLIRGFVTQLPGDLQIIEDSARVRAVVTFAYDPALTQVAEAATISRA; this comes from the coding sequence ATGAAACTCTTCGCGGCACGTGAGATCACGTCCGGCCTTGCGCTGCGGCTGGCCGCGATGGTTATGCTCGCCCTTTTGCCGCTTGGCCTGCTGGCGCTGGCCCAGACCTATATGACAATGCGACAGACCGACGAGACCCGCCTTGCGGCCTCTGTCGGACGGACCCTCCAGGAAGCACTGCACGAGATCCGGCTGATCCGTGCCTCGCAGGTGACCGCCCAGCTTTTGGCCAGCAGCCTGCGCAATCATCCCGCGGATTGTGCCAGCCGGATCGCGGCCTATGCGACCAGCGACGGGCGCATCTCGCGCGCGGGGGTTGTCTCGGCAGATGGCCGGATGGTCTGCAGCTCTGACGGCAGCACGCGCGATTTCTCGCAGACCGAGCGCTTTGCCGAAATCCTTGCCTCGGACCAGCCGCGCATCTTTCACGACCCGCAATGGTCCGACCCCGGGCAATCCGATATTTCTCTGACCTGGCCGCTTGGCGATGTCTCGGAGCAGCCTGAGGGGTTTGTCCTGCTCTGGCTCCCCGAAAGCGCGCTGATTGACCTGCCCGATGACCTCGTTTCCCTTCCCGGTGGTACAATACCCAGAACCAGCGACCGACCTCTGGCCCTGATCGCAGCCAACGGCGCGGGCGAGGTGATCTATGCCTCGACCGGGATTGCCAATGCCGGGTTATATCTGCCCGGCCAGGCCAGCCTGAAAAGCCTGATCCCGCAGAAAGCCCATAGTTTTTTTGACCACCCCGAAGGGTGGGAAACCCTGATGTACTCCTGGGTGCCGGTCAATCGCGATCTCTTTTTGCTGGGCGCCTGGCCCTTGCCGGTCGAGGAAAATTTCCTGAACCGTCATGTGCTGCCTTATCTTTTTCCGGCGCTGATGTGGCTGACCGGGGTTGGCGTGACCATTCTCGGCGTCGAGCGGCTGGTCACCCGCCATGTCCGCCACCTGTCGCGGGCGATGCGCGATTTCACCTCGGGGAACCGGCTCTCCACCCAGGATGTCACCCTCGCACGGCCCCCCGCCGAAATTGCCAGCCTGGCCGAGGAATACCGCTCTCTGACCGCCACGATCCTGCGCGATGAGGCCGAGCTGGAAAACCTCGTGCGACAAAAGGATGAACTTCTGCGCGAGGTGCATCACCGCACCGGCAACAGTCTGCAACTGATCGCTTCTTTTCTGCGGATGCACCGGCGCGAGGCAGAGGACGAGACCATGCGTCTTGTGCTTGACGATCTGCATAACCGGGTGATGTCGCTTTCTTCGGTGCATCTCGGGCTTTACCGGATGGCAGGGGGAACCGGGGTCACCGTCGATCTTCTGATGGCCGAAGTGATCACCAAGGTCGATCTGATCCATGGCCGGGCGGGGATGAAAGGGGCGGTCCAGGCGGATCTGATGCCCCTTCTCCTCCAGGCGCAACAGGCGGTGCCGCTGGCACTGTTACTGGCCGAGATCCTCTCCTGTTTCCCGCCTTCCGAGGCCGGAAATCAACCGGTGCGGATCAGGCTGAGCCATGGCCGCGCCGATGATCCGCCGGGGCCTGCATCTGCCGATGTCGCAAGGCCCGACACCAAGGTCGTTTCTGGCGCGGGCACCGAGATCGCCCGGCTTGAAGTCTCCGGCGCGATTTCCGCGCGGGGCCGATTGACCGGTGAACATGCCGGGGCCCCTTCTGTGATCGGCGCAAGGCTGATCCGCGGATTTGTCACGCAGCTGCCCGGGGACCTGCAGATCATCGAAGACAGCGCGCGGGTCCGGGCGGTGGTCACTTTCGCCTATGATCCGGCCCTGACGCAGGTGGCAGAGGCTGCCACCATCAGCCGCGCCTGA
- a CDS encoding lytic transglycosylase domain-containing protein: MRLSSILSGLSATSAVLIALSSPALAAFCSDSGGRYEEWKPVIAQEARAAGVGERGIQALMGSSYSKATISADRNQKSFKYSLEKFMQVRGADTIVKQARSRKAKNADFYASIERQYGVPAGVLLAIHGMETAFGNYMGDTNVISAIATLSYDCRRSDFFTPHMIAALILVDRGSISPQSIGAKHGELGHTQFLPGNALRYGVDGNGDGKIDLNNVTDALASTANFLRQKGWQPGQGYQEGQPNFAVIREWNAATVYQQAIAIMGSRIDG, translated from the coding sequence GTGCGCCTTTCCAGTATTCTCAGCGGCCTTTCTGCGACGAGCGCCGTGCTCATCGCTCTCTCCTCTCCGGCTCTCGCGGCGTTTTGTTCGGACAGCGGCGGTCGCTATGAAGAGTGGAAGCCCGTTATCGCCCAGGAAGCCCGTGCGGCCGGCGTCGGAGAGCGCGGCATCCAGGCCCTGATGGGCAGTTCTTATTCCAAGGCCACGATTTCGGCCGACCGGAACCAGAAGAGCTTTAAATATTCGCTTGAAAAATTCATGCAGGTGCGCGGCGCCGATACGATCGTGAAACAGGCGCGGTCGCGCAAGGCGAAGAATGCCGATTTCTATGCTTCGATCGAGCGGCAATATGGCGTCCCGGCTGGGGTACTTCTGGCCATTCACGGCATGGAAACCGCCTTTGGCAATTATATGGGCGATACCAATGTGATCTCCGCCATTGCCACGCTGTCCTATGACTGCCGGCGCAGCGACTTTTTCACACCTCATATGATTGCCGCCCTGATTCTGGTTGATCGCGGCTCGATCAGCCCGCAGAGCATTGGTGCAAAGCATGGCGAGCTGGGACATACTCAGTTCCTTCCCGGCAATGCGCTGCGCTATGGTGTTGATGGCAATGGCGACGGAAAGATCGACCTGAACAATGTGACCGATGCCCTTGCTTCTACAGCGAATTTCCTGCGCCAGAAAGGCTGGCAGCCCGGTCAGGGTTATCAGGAGGGCCAGCCGAATTTCGCGGTGATCCGCGAATGGAATGCCGCAACCGTCTATCAACAGGCCATCGCCATCATGGGCAGCCGTATCGACGGCTGA
- a CDS encoding sigma-70 family RNA polymerase sigma factor: MVKDRTAKDQSPPAQAVSDPREQLAALLPNLRAFAISLSRNVVLADDIVQETILKAWSNMDKFDPATNLEAWLFTILRNTYYSFLRKTRREVQDSDGVFAGSLSEAPAHDSRLAYGDFQRAFDQLSPEHREVLILIGASGYSVEEAAQMMGVAPGTVKSRASRARKRLSELMGLAEGEDLFSGFSSVTAAVISRPTTPAT, encoded by the coding sequence GTGGTAAAAGACAGGACCGCGAAAGATCAGTCTCCTCCTGCTCAGGCCGTATCTGATCCGCGCGAGCAGCTCGCAGCTCTCCTGCCCAATCTGCGGGCATTCGCGATCAGCCTGTCGCGGAATGTAGTTCTCGCCGATGATATTGTGCAGGAGACCATCCTGAAAGCCTGGTCGAATATGGACAAATTCGACCCTGCAACCAATCTGGAAGCCTGGCTCTTCACCATTCTGCGCAATACCTATTATTCGTTCCTGCGCAAAACGCGCCGCGAGGTGCAGGACAGCGACGGCGTCTTCGCCGGCAGCCTCTCTGAAGCCCCGGCCCATGACAGTCGTCTCGCCTATGGCGATTTCCAGCGCGCCTTTGATCAGCTGTCGCCGGAGCATCGCGAGGTTCTGATCCTGATCGGTGCCTCCGGCTATTCAGTGGAAGAAGCGGCGCAGATGATGGGCGTGGCACCGGGAACCGTCAAAAGCCGCGCCAGCCGCGCACGCAAGCGCCTGTCCGAACTGATGGGCCTTGCCGAGGGCGAGGATCTGTTTTCTGGCTTCAGCAGCGTCACCGCTGCCGTGATCAGCCGGCCGACCACCCCGGCGACATGA